The proteins below are encoded in one region of Metabacillus dongyingensis:
- a CDS encoding ABC transporter permease, which produces MKSTIEISRHILLFLLIVLSLILVVLFPRDVEISAEGRAQTVIFDYQFSWSAYQENITSFFSGLYQEKSFGLTKYERPVEEEMKLYFSRSMKIIVTALILGLFFGILKGVYDAAHPSSLGMIFGKGFTWVLQAIPDFFLFLCLQWVLIIYFREYADIFGHEKWYSFLFPALLVSIYPALYISRITAATFQEQESKQYITVAHSKGLPQAVITFKHILKNSAVQILNHTSSMMIYLLSNLLLVEYLLDYKGAAYRLYEAFNVTPVLSVGLNTAIEQNVIIVFGTCFMILVLIVQITSGLIKRMIDPRERGA; this is translated from the coding sequence ATGAAATCAACAATTGAAATCTCCAGGCATATCCTTCTTTTTCTCTTAATCGTTCTATCTCTCATTCTAGTCGTTCTATTCCCAAGAGATGTTGAAATAAGTGCTGAGGGCAGAGCACAGACTGTCATATTTGACTATCAATTTTCATGGTCTGCCTATCAAGAAAACATAACATCCTTTTTCAGCGGTCTTTATCAGGAAAAAAGCTTTGGACTGACCAAATATGAACGTCCTGTGGAAGAAGAAATGAAACTGTATTTTTCAAGAAGCATGAAAATCATTGTGACTGCTCTCATCCTTGGTTTGTTTTTCGGAATTCTGAAAGGAGTTTATGATGCAGCGCACCCGAGTTCGCTCGGAATGATTTTCGGAAAAGGATTTACATGGGTGCTGCAGGCCATCCCTGATTTCTTTCTGTTTCTCTGTTTACAATGGGTGCTCATCATCTATTTCAGGGAATATGCCGATATTTTTGGACACGAGAAATGGTACAGTTTTTTATTTCCAGCTTTATTGGTATCCATTTACCCTGCCCTGTACATAAGCCGCATTACGGCTGCAACCTTTCAGGAACAGGAAAGCAAGCAATATATTACGGTTGCCCATTCAAAAGGGCTGCCGCAGGCTGTTATCACATTTAAGCATATTCTTAAAAACAGCGCAGTCCAAATCCTGAATCATACAAGTTCAATGATGATCTATCTTCTTTCTAATCTGTTGCTTGTAGAATATCTGCTCGATTACAAGGGGGCTGCATACCGTCTATACGAAGCGTTTAATGTAACTCCTGTCTTAAGTGTTGGTTTGAACACAGCAATAGAGCAAAATGTCATCATCGTATTCGGCACTTGTTTCATGATTCTGGTTCTTATTGTTCAAATCACGAGCGGACTTATTAAAAGAATGATAGATCCAAGGGAGCGAGGGGCATGA
- a CDS encoding ABC transporter permease translates to MRNKTLLFGSVMLAAILLISLIGPLFPLVQAGIEEQRMVFINSTTYERAPFPPSLQHPFGSDDDGRDILSLIIMGAKDTLLLIFSITAIRYLAAVLLAFLGSSKKSPFRLLIYGLNGFAASLPLIFAAILFITMPMFTFSPNRVLWVILFLSLTDAGRVAFIIQQSMSSLSHSQFVEAGVTVGNNQMGLFIRYYLPNLLPELIVQFFMDLGKVALLLGQLGILSIFVTQVFVQTTYGYGELQNTSLNWSTLLGMARSDILRGFWIPFFPALSLTLLIFTFNMISEGLRQHFSRA, encoded by the coding sequence ATGAGAAATAAAACCCTGTTATTCGGAAGCGTTATGCTTGCTGCTATTCTATTGATTTCTCTGATAGGCCCTCTTTTCCCCTTAGTACAAGCAGGGATAGAAGAACAGAGAATGGTTTTTATAAACAGCACCACCTATGAACGGGCACCATTCCCTCCCTCACTGCAGCATCCCTTTGGATCTGATGATGATGGGAGAGACATTCTCAGCCTCATTATCATGGGAGCAAAAGACACACTGCTCCTAATTTTCAGCATTACGGCCATAAGATATCTAGCTGCCGTCTTACTTGCTTTTTTAGGCTCCAGCAAAAAAAGTCCGTTCCGGCTGCTGATTTATGGCTTAAACGGTTTTGCAGCAAGTCTTCCCTTAATTTTCGCAGCCATTCTCTTTATTACAATGCCCATGTTTACCTTCAGCCCCAATCGCGTGCTCTGGGTTATTCTCTTTCTCTCACTGACTGATGCAGGCAGAGTTGCTTTTATTATTCAGCAATCGATGAGCAGCCTTTCTCATTCTCAATTTGTAGAAGCAGGAGTAACTGTCGGCAATAACCAAATGGGACTTTTCATTCGCTATTACCTGCCAAATTTATTGCCGGAGCTGATCGTTCAATTTTTTATGGACCTTGGAAAAGTTGCACTTTTGTTGGGCCAGCTCGGGATTCTATCTATTTTTGTCACACAGGTTTTTGTTCAGACTACCTATGGATATGGAGAACTGCAAAATACTAGCCTGAATTGGTCTACTCTTCTCGGCATGGCGAGATCAGATATATTAAGAGGCTTCTGGATTCCATTTTTTCCTGCACTCTCCCTGACATTGCTGATTTTCACCTTTAACATGATCAGTGAAGGTCTCAGACAGCATTTCAGCCGTGCTTAA
- the corA gene encoding magnesium/cobalt transporter CorA, whose product MIKTMAVDHSGSIIHSVDLKNFSLDSYKMVWLDIYPEKDWEGKVLKDLFNFHPLAIEDCFHFLQRPKLDYYEGYHFFVLHSINKETMEAEELDVFLSDKYIVTFHLHQSEETELLYEKIKQVNHVKSLTPNYVFYELLDKLVDFYFPRITEMEETLNALESGEYRIKQIMKQVFETRSGLLKLKRTIFPMRDLLYRLLNSERLSIPKSERTYFMNVYDHLIKLSELISANMDFTAEIRENYISVNSYRANTVMMTLTVITTIFMPLTFIAGVYGMNFENMPELRWEYGYFYVLGGMGFLSFMMFIWFKRKGWFDKDQI is encoded by the coding sequence TTGATTAAGACGATGGCAGTCGATCATAGCGGCAGTATCATTCATTCTGTCGATTTAAAGAATTTTTCACTTGATTCATATAAAATGGTCTGGCTTGATATTTACCCTGAAAAAGATTGGGAAGGGAAAGTGTTAAAGGATCTTTTTAATTTTCATCCTCTTGCAATTGAGGACTGTTTTCATTTTTTGCAGCGGCCAAAGCTTGACTATTATGAAGGGTATCATTTCTTCGTTCTTCATTCTATCAATAAAGAAACAATGGAGGCCGAGGAGCTGGATGTTTTCTTGTCTGATAAGTATATTGTGACCTTTCATTTACATCAGTCTGAAGAAACAGAGCTTCTTTATGAAAAAATAAAGCAAGTAAATCATGTGAAATCTCTTACACCCAATTATGTCTTTTATGAATTGTTAGATAAACTGGTTGATTTCTATTTTCCGCGTATAACAGAAATGGAAGAGACGCTGAATGCGCTTGAGAGCGGGGAATACAGAATAAAGCAGATAATGAAGCAGGTTTTTGAAACGCGTTCAGGGCTTCTTAAGCTAAAGCGGACCATTTTTCCAATGAGAGATTTGCTTTACCGGCTATTAAATTCAGAAAGACTGAGTATCCCAAAGAGTGAAAGAACGTATTTCATGAATGTATATGACCATCTAATAAAGCTGTCCGAGCTGATTTCTGCCAATATGGATTTCACTGCTGAAATTAGAGAAAATTATATCTCAGTCAACTCTTATCGCGCAAATACTGTGATGATGACGCTGACTGTGATTACAACAATATTTATGCCGCTGACATTTATAGCGGGGGTATATGGAATGAATTTTGAGAACATGCCTGAACTCAGGTGGGAGTACGGTTATTTTTATGTGCTTGGCGGAATGGGCTTTTTAAGTTTCATGATGTTTATTTGGTTTAAACGGAAGGGATGGTTTGATAAAGACCAAATATAA
- a CDS encoding ABC transporter permease yields MMKLIKIEHMKLLFQKSTNVLFITLAVISILMAVISKRMFSGAGTDENVLGYVSLTTGFLFVLPFFSLVIAGAIVANEFTWGTIKFLLIRPVVRTKILLSKYITTVLFGLYFLLFYFALSILLGLLFFGTEGGTGDTELMKGISLNYLTVLIEMIMISTFAFMISAVFRNSSLAIGLSMFITFSGKTFVQLLAHYNLEWGKYILFANTSLKQHLEGNRPLFEGTTMGFSIAVLCIYLCIFFAAAWAAFTKRDVSI; encoded by the coding sequence ATGATGAAGTTAATTAAAATCGAGCATATGAAGTTGCTTTTTCAGAAAAGCACCAATGTCCTTTTTATTACACTTGCTGTGATCAGTATATTAATGGCAGTCATATCAAAACGAATGTTTTCCGGAGCCGGAACAGATGAAAATGTACTGGGGTATGTATCTCTGACTACAGGCTTCTTATTTGTTCTGCCTTTCTTTTCACTTGTAATTGCGGGAGCGATTGTGGCAAATGAATTTACGTGGGGAACCATTAAGTTCCTGCTCATCCGCCCTGTAGTCCGCACGAAAATTCTCCTGTCGAAATACATCACTACTGTTTTGTTCGGATTGTACTTTTTACTCTTCTACTTTGCCCTGTCTATTTTGCTCGGACTGCTTTTCTTTGGGACAGAGGGCGGAACGGGCGATACAGAGTTAATGAAAGGCATCAGCCTGAACTATCTTACCGTTTTGATTGAGATGATCATGATATCAACGTTCGCTTTTATGATTTCTGCGGTATTTAGAAACAGCTCTCTCGCTATAGGCCTGTCGATGTTCATCACGTTTTCAGGTAAAACCTTCGTTCAGCTGCTTGCTCATTATAACCTTGAGTGGGGAAAATACATCTTGTTTGCCAACACCAGCCTCAAGCAGCATCTTGAAGGGAACAGGCCGTTATTTGAGGGGACAACAATGGGCTTTTCAATTGCTGTTTTATGTATTTATTTGTGCATCTTTTTTGCAGCGGCCTGGGCTGCTTTTACGAAGCGGGATGTGTCAATTTAA
- a CDS encoding ABC transporter ATP-binding protein, with protein sequence MEKIILSVKNLDKSIGQKQLLHQISLDVYEGEIFGLLGPNGSGKTTLIRAILGLIKIDSGEIRINQHSVHSEFEKAISHAGAIVENPEFYPFMTGYQNLSHFADMHGDISKKRIEDVVGLVHLKDAIHDKVETYSLGMRQRLGIAQAILHKPKLLILDEPTNGLDPSGIRELRTYLRDLCEKENVSIIIASHLLKEVEELCTRAAIIRRGQIAAVNEIGSQKDELIKVRFELTEGERALQILKPEYSASIYNNGISLFIKKEDIPKINQILVQGKIDVYSIQPVYKSLEDSFIELTEEMLHDEVN encoded by the coding sequence ATGGAGAAGATCATTCTTAGCGTGAAAAATTTGGACAAGTCGATTGGGCAAAAGCAGCTGCTGCATCAAATTTCCTTAGACGTATATGAAGGAGAAATATTCGGACTGCTTGGTCCCAATGGTTCTGGAAAAACGACATTAATCAGGGCAATCCTTGGACTTATTAAGATTGATTCCGGAGAAATCAGAATCAATCAGCACTCTGTGCACAGCGAATTTGAAAAAGCAATTTCACATGCGGGAGCCATTGTGGAAAACCCGGAATTTTATCCATTTATGACCGGTTATCAGAACCTTTCGCACTTTGCTGATATGCATGGAGATATCAGTAAAAAGCGGATTGAAGACGTTGTCGGTCTTGTTCATTTGAAGGACGCGATTCACGACAAAGTGGAAACGTACTCGCTTGGAATGAGACAGCGCCTGGGAATTGCACAGGCCATTTTACATAAACCTAAGCTGCTTATCCTGGATGAACCGACAAACGGACTAGATCCATCAGGCATCAGGGAGCTTAGAACCTATTTAAGAGATCTTTGCGAAAAAGAGAATGTCTCCATTATCATTGCTTCTCATCTTCTCAAAGAAGTAGAGGAGCTGTGTACAAGAGCAGCCATTATTAGAAGGGGGCAAATCGCTGCAGTAAATGAGATTGGAAGTCAGAAAGATGAACTCATTAAGGTGCGGTTTGAACTAACTGAGGGAGAACGAGCTTTGCAAATTTTAAAGCCTGAATACTCCGCATCCATATACAATAACGGCATCTCTCTATTCATTAAGAAAGAAGATATCCCAAAGATTAACCAAATTCTCGTGCAAGGAAAGATAGATGTCTATTCCATCCAGCCTGTCTATAAGTCATTGGAAGACTCCTTTATCGAGCTTACGGAGGAAATGCTTCATGATGAAGTTAATTAA
- a CDS encoding lysozyme family protein, producing MIKFLKNSIGFLLVVFFGFFILTILYSEETKQPAFYPSDAFENVKKYEPLISKELAEYQLEEYTPLVLALMQQESKGVGGDPMQASESAGLPRNTIEDPAKSIEQGVKYFQKSLQYGKERNVDELTVVQAYNMGTGYIDFIVKNGGKHSEDLAKEFSMIQVKKQPDIYNCGGDKGNFRYPYCYGDFTYSTKVQKNMNSLTETASAKKNDQM from the coding sequence ATGATAAAATTCCTTAAAAATAGTATTGGTTTTCTTTTAGTTGTGTTTTTTGGTTTTTTTATTCTGACCATCTTATATTCAGAAGAAACAAAACAGCCGGCTTTCTATCCAAGTGATGCATTTGAAAATGTGAAGAAGTATGAGCCTCTCATTTCAAAGGAACTCGCAGAGTACCAGCTTGAAGAATATACGCCGCTTGTTCTTGCGCTAATGCAGCAAGAGAGTAAAGGAGTGGGCGGAGACCCAATGCAGGCCTCTGAATCTGCCGGGCTTCCGAGAAATACCATAGAAGACCCGGCTAAAAGCATTGAGCAGGGCGTCAAATATTTTCAAAAAAGCTTACAATACGGAAAAGAACGAAATGTGGACGAGCTGACAGTCGTTCAAGCTTATAATATGGGAACTGGCTACATTGACTTTATTGTAAAAAATGGCGGAAAACACAGCGAGGACCTTGCAAAAGAATTTTCGATGATACAGGTGAAAAAACAGCCGGATATCTACAACTGCGGAGGAGATAAAGGGAACTTCCGCTATCCTTACTGCTATGGCGATTTTACTTACAGCACGAAGGTGCAGAAAAACATGAATTCTCTGACGGAAACAGCATCTGCAAAAAAGAATGATCAAATGTAA
- a CDS encoding GNAT family N-acetyltransferase, whose translation MFEIKQIEAEHTYTLRQKVLMPDHSIQECGYTRDKKKETLHIGAFKEETLIGTASFFKETHEKLKQKNGYRMRGLAIDPDHRNQLRGQTLLLFAENKLTQLDASMLWCTTSVNNVEYYQHLGFKETDHRFHLPSKGLNVLMVKPL comes from the coding sequence ATGTTTGAAATAAAACAAATTGAAGCAGAACATACATACACCTTAAGACAAAAGGTACTTATGCCTGATCACTCTATCCAGGAATGCGGATATACCCGTGATAAAAAGAAAGAAACACTCCATATTGGCGCTTTTAAGGAAGAAACGCTAATTGGAACGGCATCTTTTTTCAAGGAAACACATGAAAAACTTAAGCAGAAAAATGGCTACCGTATGCGTGGACTTGCAATTGACCCTGATCACCGCAATCAGCTCCGCGGGCAGACTTTGTTATTATTCGCTGAAAATAAACTGACCCAGCTGGATGCATCCATGCTTTGGTGCACAACAAGCGTGAATAATGTTGAGTACTATCAGCACTTGGGATTCAAAGAAACGGATCACCGTTTTCACTTGCCTTCTAAAGGGCTTAATGTTTTGATGGTTAAACCATTGTAG
- a CDS encoding 6-phosphofructokinase, which translates to MRIGVLGIDTINETKSITQDITKFASETNSVIEGLEWQTASSELKAEALENRIRSVSEKILIKNKESFIKAIEAYDAVIVFGGSKKAVDVLSFAQVKLLFLPISILSDRSLGYDTALNEVVTNVLKVKDTISSLLYMKQRVCCVQLPGEDLSDLMRDAAAAVDGLVVTGGESVWMHAADYLREKDQKGVTYSFLIINESIQPEQLGAFLQQQMDLDFKELLFDESQCMSSRPTAADRIIEKNLSQAVYEWLKNADDTKELTIENKEVK; encoded by the coding sequence ATGCGCATCGGAGTTCTCGGTATCGATACAATAAATGAAACGAAGTCTATCACCCAGGACATAACAAAGTTCGCCTCTGAAACGAACAGCGTAATAGAAGGACTTGAATGGCAGACGGCTTCATCAGAACTGAAGGCAGAAGCTTTGGAAAACCGGATTCGCTCTGTATCTGAGAAAATACTTATTAAGAATAAGGAAAGTTTTATTAAAGCCATCGAAGCATATGACGCAGTGATTGTATTTGGCGGAAGCAAGAAGGCTGTTGACGTGCTGTCTTTTGCACAAGTGAAATTGCTCTTTCTTCCAATTTCCATTTTATCTGACCGCTCTTTAGGATACGATACAGCTTTGAATGAAGTTGTAACAAATGTGCTGAAAGTAAAAGACACGATCAGTTCTCTTTTATATATGAAGCAGAGAGTGTGCTGTGTTCAGCTCCCTGGAGAAGACCTTTCTGATTTAATGCGCGATGCAGCTGCCGCTGTTGATGGGCTTGTTGTTACCGGAGGAGAATCTGTGTGGATGCACGCTGCAGATTATTTAAGGGAGAAAGATCAAAAAGGAGTGACCTACTCTTTCTTGATTATTAATGAATCCATACAGCCGGAACAGCTGGGAGCATTCCTGCAGCAGCAGATGGACCTTGATTTTAAAGAACTGTTATTTGATGAATCTCAGTGCATGAGCTCACGTCCGACTGCCGCTGACCGGATTATTGAGAAAAATCTTTCTCAGGCAGTATATGAGTGGCTGAAAAACGCGGATGATACAAAAGAACTGACAATCGAAAACAAAGAAGTAAAATGA
- the gntK gene encoding gluconokinase, with protein sequence MNQKFVIGVDIGTTSTKSVLFKTDGTIVSTFGVEYPLYSPNPETAEQNPHEIFQAVIKTIKEVISKVDPADLLCVSFSSAMHSVIAVDRDGTPLSNCMTWADNRSAKWAEKIAKELNGHEIYLRTGTPIHPMSPLSKITWIRNEQTDLFLKTFKFISIKEYVFHKLFKRFVIDYSIASATGLFNLESLDWDKEALEVAGITAEHLSEPVNTTFSLTGLDAVYAAEMGIPAEVPFVVGASDGVLSNLGVNAIQPGVVAVTIGTSGAIRTVTDKPVTDPKGRIFCYALTDDKWVIGGPVNNGGMIFRWVRDQLGSSEMETAKRLGKDPYEVLTEIASLVKPGSDGLLFHPYLAGERAPLWDANARGSFFGLSLHHKKEHMIRSVLEGVIFNLYTVLLALEELIGEPKSIQATGGFARSELWRQMMADIFDQEVSVPESFESSCLGAALLGLYGLGHVDSLDVVSDMVGGTHHHKPNPEHVEVYKELTPIYIRLSRLLKEEYASIAAFQQKHI encoded by the coding sequence TTGAATCAGAAATTTGTTATCGGAGTCGATATTGGCACAACAAGCACAAAATCCGTTTTATTTAAAACAGACGGAACAATCGTTTCAACATTTGGAGTGGAGTATCCGCTGTATTCTCCAAACCCTGAAACAGCAGAACAAAATCCGCACGAGATCTTTCAAGCTGTGATCAAAACAATTAAGGAAGTAATCAGCAAAGTGGACCCGGCTGATCTGCTGTGCGTGTCTTTCAGTTCTGCGATGCACAGTGTCATCGCTGTTGACCGGGACGGGACACCTCTTTCAAATTGCATGACTTGGGCAGATAACCGCAGTGCCAAGTGGGCAGAAAAAATAGCAAAAGAACTGAATGGCCATGAGATTTATTTACGTACAGGGACACCTATTCACCCGATGTCCCCGCTGTCTAAGATAACGTGGATCCGAAATGAACAAACAGACTTATTTTTGAAAACGTTTAAATTTATTTCCATTAAAGAGTACGTTTTCCACAAGCTGTTTAAGCGCTTTGTCATCGACTATTCAATTGCTTCAGCAACAGGATTGTTTAACCTGGAGTCATTAGATTGGGATAAAGAAGCGCTTGAAGTTGCAGGAATTACGGCAGAACATCTTTCAGAACCTGTGAATACAACATTTTCTTTAACGGGACTAGATGCTGTTTATGCAGCAGAAATGGGAATTCCTGCAGAGGTTCCGTTTGTAGTTGGCGCAAGTGACGGAGTTTTATCAAATCTTGGAGTGAATGCAATACAGCCTGGCGTTGTTGCTGTTACAATCGGTACGAGCGGCGCGATTCGGACAGTTACCGACAAGCCGGTGACAGATCCAAAAGGACGTATCTTTTGCTATGCCCTGACTGATGATAAATGGGTAATCGGCGGTCCTGTTAATAATGGCGGAATGATCTTCAGATGGGTGCGCGATCAATTAGGCTCTTCTGAAATGGAAACAGCCAAGCGTTTAGGCAAAGATCCATACGAAGTGCTGACTGAGATTGCATCACTTGTAAAGCCAGGCTCTGACGGTTTGCTCTTTCATCCGTATCTGGCCGGCGAACGTGCTCCTTTATGGGATGCAAACGCGAGAGGCTCCTTCTTCGGGCTTTCACTTCACCATAAAAAAGAACATATGATACGCTCTGTATTAGAAGGCGTTATTTTTAACTTATATACTGTGCTGCTTGCACTTGAAGAGCTGATCGGCGAGCCGAAAAGTATTCAGGCTACAGGCGGATTCGCTCGTTCAGAATTATGGCGCCAAATGATGGCGGATATTTTTGATCAGGAGGTTTCAGTTCCAGAAAGCTTTGAGAGTTCTTGCTTAGGTGCTGCTCTTCTTGGTTTATATGGACTTGGACATGTTGATTCTCTTGATGTAGTATCAGATATGGTCGGCGGTACCCACCACCACAAGCCGAACCCAGAACATGTTGAGGTTTATAAAGAATTAACACCAATCTATATTCGCCTTTCACGACTTCTGAAAGAGGAGTACGCAAGCATAGCGGCTTTTCAGCAAAAGCATATATAG
- the gnd gene encoding phosphogluconate dehydrogenase (NAD(+)-dependent, decarboxylating), with amino-acid sequence MQVGLIGLGKMGYNLSLNLIDHKHEVIAFDIDSDAVNKIANMGAAGSSSIEDLVSKLPSPRTVWMMVPAGVITENVLSELKDLLAPGDIVIDGGNSNYKESIRRGNELKELGIHFFDVGTSGGMEGARNGACTMIGGEKEVFASIEPLFKDICVENGYLYAGAIGSGHYLKMVHNGIEYGMMQSIAEGFEVLEKSQFDFDYEQVARVWNNGSVIRSWLMELSQNAFSKDSRLDGIKGVMHSSGEGKWTVEEALDLQTATPIIALSLMMRYRSLEEDTFSGKVVAALRNEFGGHAVVNKD; translated from the coding sequence ATGCAAGTAGGTTTAATCGGTTTAGGGAAAATGGGTTATAATCTTTCACTTAATTTAATAGATCATAAACATGAGGTTATTGCATTTGACATCGATTCAGATGCTGTAAATAAAATTGCTAATATGGGTGCGGCAGGCTCATCTTCAATTGAAGATCTAGTTTCTAAACTTCCATCTCCAAGAACGGTTTGGATGATGGTGCCTGCAGGCGTTATTACAGAAAACGTGCTATCTGAATTAAAAGATCTTCTTGCGCCTGGAGATATCGTGATCGACGGCGGAAACTCAAATTACAAGGAATCCATTCGCCGCGGAAACGAATTAAAGGAACTTGGCATTCATTTCTTTGATGTAGGAACAAGCGGAGGAATGGAAGGCGCAAGAAATGGAGCCTGCACTATGATCGGCGGAGAAAAAGAAGTGTTTGCTTCAATCGAACCTCTGTTTAAAGATATCTGTGTTGAAAATGGCTATTTATATGCCGGCGCTATAGGAAGCGGACACTACTTGAAAATGGTTCATAACGGCATTGAATACGGAATGATGCAATCTATTGCAGAAGGCTTTGAAGTGCTCGAGAAGAGTCAATTTGACTTTGATTATGAGCAGGTAGCACGAGTGTGGAACAACGGTTCTGTTATTCGATCATGGTTAATGGAGCTGTCTCAAAATGCATTTTCAAAAGACTCAAGATTAGATGGCATCAAGGGAGTTATGCATTCATCCGGCGAAGGGAAATGGACAGTTGAAGAAGCATTAGACCTTCAGACTGCTACGCCGATTATCGCTTTATCCTTAATGATGAGATACCGCTCGCTGGAAGAAGATACTTTCTCCGGAAAAGTAGTGGCAGCGCTGCGCAATGAGTTTGGCGGACATGCTGTTGTCAATAAAGACTAA
- a CDS encoding MurR/RpiR family transcriptional regulator has translation MGQNCLGSIRSHYARLSEKEKKIANYILENPKEIIHSTINEVADNLGVAEATVFRFCKRIDFKGYQAMKIALASEIMSPIQQILEEINENDNEKAVAEKVFHSNIRTLENTLQILDFTSIKKAAGILTNANHVNFYGTGGSAIIAMDAYHKFIRTGISAYAFIDSHFQLMSASQLTNRDVAVVISHSGTNKDTIKVMNTAKKNGAKTIGITGFPKSPIGQNADVTLFTSSEETEYRSEALASRIGQLSLIDALYVNMMISNKDEAKKSLEKVRDAISETRV, from the coding sequence ATGGGGCAAAACTGTTTAGGAAGTATTCGTTCTCATTATGCAAGGTTAAGTGAAAAAGAAAAAAAGATTGCTAATTATATTTTGGAGAACCCGAAAGAAATTATTCATAGCACGATTAATGAAGTAGCCGATAATCTTGGCGTTGCAGAAGCGACTGTTTTCCGTTTTTGTAAGCGCATAGATTTTAAAGGATACCAGGCCATGAAAATTGCGCTTGCCTCTGAAATCATGAGTCCGATCCAGCAAATCCTTGAGGAAATTAATGAAAATGACAATGAAAAGGCTGTAGCTGAAAAAGTTTTTCATTCGAATATCAGAACACTCGAAAACACACTTCAGATATTGGATTTTACTTCCATAAAAAAAGCTGCCGGCATTCTCACAAACGCCAATCACGTTAATTTTTATGGAACGGGAGGGTCGGCCATCATAGCTATGGATGCCTATCATAAGTTTATACGTACTGGCATTTCGGCCTATGCGTTCATCGATTCGCACTTTCAGCTGATGTCGGCTTCCCAGCTGACAAACCGTGATGTTGCTGTCGTTATTTCTCACTCAGGAACGAACAAAGACACAATTAAGGTGATGAATACGGCTAAAAAAAATGGGGCAAAAACCATTGGCATTACTGGATTTCCAAAATCACCGATCGGTCAAAATGCAGATGTCACTCTCTTTACTAGCTCTGAGGAAACAGAATACCGGTCAGAAGCGCTCGCTTCAAGAATTGGCCAGCTCAGTCTGATTGATGCTCTTTATGTAAACATGATGATTTCAAACAAAGATGAAGCAAAAAAATCATTGGAAAAAGTTCGTGACGCAATTTCGGAAACACGCGTATAA